ATACTTCCAACTAGTCTTACCCAGTAAATATTAAAATCAATAAAATATGAATCTCTATCCCATAAGATTATATTGGTTTTATATTCAATGCTTTTGTACTCAAGAACAATAGACATAGTTCTAATTGTAGCGTTATAATTTAAAATCTTCATGACTACTAAAACCAAAAACATAACAGTTGCTATTATTGGAAGACAAAATGTTGGTAAGTCTACATTGTTTAACAGGCTTATAAAAGAAAGAAGGTCAATAGTTGATGATCTTCCTGGTGTTACAAGAGACAGGCTTTATGCAGATCTTGAATGGAATGGTAAAAATATTACTTTAATAGATACTGGCGGCTTAGTTGAAGATTCAAAACTTAAAAGTAATGAAATTATTTCAGGAGTAAGAAAGCATGTTTACTTAGCAATTAATGAAGCTGATTTTATTATTTTTATGGTAGATGGAACAAGTGGCATAACTTCTGAAGATGAAAGAATTGCAAGGTTCTTTAGAAAAATCAAAGATAAAAAAAAATTATTTCTTGCAGTCAACAAAATTGATACTGAAAAACAGTTAAGTTATATTTATGAATTTTATTCTTTAGGTTTAGGTGAACCATATCCGATTTCTGCACTTTCTGGATCTAGTGGCCTTGCTGACATATTAGATGTGATTACATCCGGCAGAGACGCCCAAATGAGGCGTCTCTATAACATTGAAAACGAAATTAAAACCTCAATTGTTGGTAAACCAAACGTTGGCAAATCTAGCATATTAAATTGTTTGGTTGGAAAAGAAAGAGCAATAGTTACACCTGTACCTGGTACAACAAGAGATGTTCTTGATACGAAAGTTACATTTAATAAGAAAGATTATTTATTAATTGATACTGCAGGTTTAAGGAGAAAATCAAAAGTATCTTCTAATATTGAAAGATATGCAACCACAAGAACTGTAGAAGCAATTGAAAGATCTGACATTGTTTTGTTAGTAGTAGATGCTACAGAAAGAATCTCTGATCAAGATCAAAAAATTGCTTCGTTAATAAAAAGACGGAATAAAGCCTCAATTATTTTAATTAA
The nucleotide sequence above comes from Candidatus Melainabacteria bacterium. Encoded proteins:
- the der gene encoding ribosome biogenesis GTPase Der, which gives rise to MTTKTKNITVAIIGRQNVGKSTLFNRLIKERRSIVDDLPGVTRDRLYADLEWNGKNITLIDTGGLVEDSKLKSNEIISGVRKHVYLAINEADFIIFMVDGTSGITSEDERIARFFRKIKDKKKLFLAVNKIDTEKQLSYIYEFYSLGLGEPYPISALSGSSGLADILDVITSGRDAQMRRLYNIENEIKTSIVGKPNVGKSSILNCLVGKERAIVTPVPGTTRDVLDTKVTFNKKDYLLIDTAGLRRKSKVSSNIERYATTRTVEAIERSDIVLLVVDATERISDQDQKIASLIKRRNKASIILINKCDLIGENVKEETILHDLHFINYSKTLFTSATENKNIKKIWALIDEVNKNYQNRISTGKLNKVLEDIIHATSPPAKKGKQLKIYYATQANIRPPEIVLFVNDSELVNEQYLKFLEKEIRKNFEFSGSPLKFVFRNKKK